The stretch of DNA TCGCTTCGTAAGCCACGACATGGCAGGCATCAATGATGACCGCAGGTTCATTGATATTATCAAACGACATCACTTTTTTAATCCCAAAGCCGGCATCACATTTAAAGCGGCTCCGGGACACGAGCTTTTTGCCTCCTATGCCCGGGGCAACCGGGAGCCTACCCGCTCCGACTACACCGATGCTCCTGCCGGAAAACAGCCAGTGCATGAATCTATGCATGACCTGGAAATAGGGTACCGTTTCTCAATGCCGAGAAATGTTTTAAGTCTTAACTATTATTTTATGTATTATAAAAATCAATTGGTGCTGACCGGAGAAGTCAATGATGTGGGCTCTCCAATAAAAACCAATGTGCCGCGCAGTTATCGCACCGGAATAGAACTTATCAATAGGTTCAGCCCGGCTGACTTTCTGCGCTGGGACGCAAGCCTTACATACAGCATTAACAGAATAAAGGAATTTACCGAAGTCGTTTATGTGTATGACGAGGATTATACCCTGCTGGATGCCCAGGAAACCCTTTTTACCAATACGGAAATATCCTATTCGCCCTTCCTGATTGGTAACTCAGTGGTTACTGTTTATCCACTACGAGGTTTGGAAATAGGATGGATTTCCAAGTATGTCAGCCGGCAATACTTAGACAATACGGGGTCAGAAGACCGCATGATAAAAGGGTATTATGTAAGCAATCTGCTTTTTGCATACACCTTAAAACCTGCCTTTATAGAACACATCCGGTTTACGCTTCACCTGAACAATATTTTTAATACCGCCTATGAATCCAACGGTTATGTGTACAGCGAAATCTATGAGGACGACTCCGGCAACCGTAGCCGTGCTGATTATAATTATTACTTTCCCCAGGCAAGATTCCACGTGATGGGAGGTATCACCGTAAGATTTTGAAATGCCGAGAGGCTGTCGGATTAGCTACAGGCAAAATGCCCGCAGAGAGCAAAACTTTAAACCCCGGAGTACCAGGGTCATGAAAGAAGTAAACTATTTGATTAACCATAAAATCAATTAAATGCGCAACAAGCCAGTACCACACTCCACTGAGCCTGGTTTTGCGAACTAAAGTTTGCAGAATTGCGATCGGGCAGGTTTTAAGGCTTGGTACTTGATAAGTGGAACCGTACCCAAAATATAAATAAAATTTTCCGAGAGTGTAAAATAAACTGTGTCAAAGGGAGCTAATGTAACCACCCTAAAAAACAGTTTATTATGAAAAACATCCATCGCGAAGAGCTGAAAAAGAAAGCTCTCAAACAGTTCAGAACGGGCAAATCCTTGTTTGGGAAAGACGGAGCATTTGCCCCGTTGCTTAAAGAATTTTTGGAGGAAGCCCTGCAAGCCGGGATGCAAGCGCATCTGGACGAGCAATAGCGGCAAAACGGCAACCGCAGGAACGGGAAGCTGAGAAAGCCCGTAAAGACCTCGCAAGGCACCGTAGAAATAGAAACCCCGCGCGATGGCAGCAGCACCTTTGAGCCGCAGATCATCCGCAAACGGGAAACCATTCTTGCCGACACCCTCGAAGATAAGATCATCGGCCTGTACGGGTTAGGGGTGAGCTTCCGCGACATTTCCAGCCACATCAAACAGATGTATGGTACGGAATGTGCTCACGGATTTACAGAACCGGGGCGTACAGGATATGCTGGTGTGCATTGACAACCTGAAAGGCTTTGCCGAAGCCATTCAGACCATTTTCCCGAAAACCGAAATTCAAAGCTGCATCGTGCACCAGATCAGAAATTCACTGAAGTACATTTCCTACAAAGAGCGGAAGGCGTTTATGGCAGATCTGAAAAATGTTTATCAGGCTCCAACCAAAGAATCTGCCGAACAAGCCCTGGACGTACTGGAACAAAAGTGGCAGCACCGCTATCCGCTGGTGATCAAATCCTGGCGCGCCAACTGGGAAAAACTATCGGCTTATTTCAAATATCCGGAAAACATCCGAAAGCTAATCTGCACGACAAACACCATTGAAGGCTATCATCGCCAGATCCGAAAGGTCACCAAAACAAAGGTGCCTTTACTTCCGATATGGCCCTGCTGAAACTGGTTTACCTGGCCACGCAGCATATCCAGAAAAAATGGACCTGCGCCTTATGGAACTGGAATCAAACTTTAGCCCAACTGACTTTTTATTTTGATGATCGTTTGAAACTATCTTTGCCATGAGAAATTCCTGCTTGACACAGTTTATTTTACACTACCACCTGTCGCTATGCCTGCGCTATAAATCCGGGGATTTTAGTGTTGATCACCGTGAGGAAATCCGGATCACTTGTTCCGTTCTTTTGCAGCCTTCATGGTAGTGAGATATTTCCCGGTGGCTTTCTTACTGCTCTGATATTCGGTTACCAATCCGCGTAATAACTCATCCCCAAGCTTCATTGCCCCGAGACTGTTTTCAACAGGTTCAAGCATTCCAATTATTTCTTCATTCTCACCGCCTTTATCAAATATATAATCGGCCCATGACTCGCTGGCTGAAAGGAACCTGCTTATCTCTTTCAGGTATGCGGTAATGGCAATATACAAGTCGAAATTCCCTGCAGCAGATTCAAAACTCTTCAGGTCTGTTTCATAAGCCGTCAGTAGTTTCCGCGCTTCCTTGCAATAGTTATTTTTGATCTCCAGCGACCTGCCGGGCCATTGGCTTCTGTCGTAATCTTTACCATTATGGATCATGGTGGTTTTCAAATATTCATTCAGCGCGTTCACCTTATTGAACAGCGGTTTATCGTTTTTGAAGTACACTTTCATCAGATCCCCCACCAAAGAATCCTCTTTTGCCTCTGACAAGGCCGGCTTGGTGTCCTGCTTTTTACTTTTATTATCAGCAGTGGTATTCTGACTGTCGTAAAGACTCTTATCGCTTATATTTATCTTAATCTCTTTGCCGTTTAATTTCACATCGGCCTTGCTATCAATAAAAGAACCTGCATAGTCATATTTGGGAGCGATCACTACTGTGCCCGTAGTGTCAATAAAGCCCCACTTCCCTCCGATTTTCACACTTGCCAGGCCTTGACGGAACGAATGAGCGTTTTCAAATTTCAGCGGGATCATCACTTTGCCCGTTCTGTCAATATAGCCGTAGAGGTTGTTTTGCTTTACGTAGGCCAATCCATTGTTGAAGAAATAATCTGCATCATCATAAATAAATGGAATGACGGCCTAGCCTGATTTATTAATGAACCCGCACTGGCCGTTCAATTTCGCAAATGCCAAACCTTTGTCGAAATTTGACGTACGGTCATATTTAAAAGGGATGACTTCTTTGCCGGTCTTATCAATAAACCCGTCGTTGCCATTGAGGGTTACCGATGCCAACCCTTCCGAAAAACCAAACGCTTTGTCATAGATGGGGGGGAATGACCTCCTTGCCCGTATTGTCTATATAGCCGTATTTGCCGCCTACCATACCATAAGTACCTCTTGTGGCTCCGACATTTACGGCAGCAAGACCTTCGCTGAATCCCGATGCCTTATCATATTTCAAGGGAATCACTTCTTTGCCCGATTTATCAATGAATCCATATTTACCGCCAAAAGCCCAACCAAGCTCGCCCTTTGTTGCACCTATATTCACCATTGCAAGCCCTTCAGTGAACCACCAGGCGTCATCGTACTTCAGGGGAATGACAATTTTCCCTCTCTGGTCAATAAAACCCCATTTATCATTCAATTGCACGCAACCCAAGCCTTCTTTAAAATCAAAAGCATTCTGATAAGCAGGAGATATTACTACCGTTCCGGCAGCATCCATATAGCCATATTTTCCGTTTTTGTCTTCAAATCGTTTTAAGTCTTGTGCGCGTACACTCATCCTTATGAAGAGCGTCATGCTTAACATTATAATTAATTTTTTAACCATGTTTTATTGTTTGTTTATCCCATTTGATTTTAGGCGTAGCTCCCGTTTGAGAATGGGATCCATCCTTATTTTACCATAAAGTGTTCTTGAAAACTTCTGACTAACGCTCACTTTACATCTTGAATATCCGGTTGATACAAAGCCAAGGTCATCGGTAGTCAACGCGAATTTATCAATTTGTTTTTTGATTCTTTTCACTAATCCGAGTTTTCTTTTCTGGTCAAGGAACAGGTAACCTTCGGGGTTGATGTATGCCTCGCCTTTAACTGCCATGTTCCAGATGATGACGGCCAGCTTTCGTGCGGTGGCGGAGATGGCCGACATTCTGCCTTTGCGGAAGCTGATGCGCTGAAAGAAATCTCTGAGCGGAGTGGAATCTTTTAGGTTGCCGATGGCATTGGCAGCATTGCGCAGAGCGATTTTCAGCAGGTTGCTGCCCTGGGGCACTTTGCTGGAAAGCAGCTTCCCGCCACTGACTTTGTTGTTGGGCGCAAGCCTGAGCCAACCGGTAAAATGTTTGGCAGTGGGAAATTTCCTGATGCTTTGGAGATTAAAACCGCATAGAGATTTTGCCAATAGGTTTCGGTGCTTTCCATGGCGATGGTGCGCATATTTTTTTCCGTGAGCCAGTCATCCATGTCAAAGAGGTCTTGATTGAAAACCCCGAATTCGCGGACATCATTTTCCTGTTGTCCGACCGCCACCCAATGGGAACGGCTGCCCACGTCAATGCCTGCGGCATGAGGGTTGACGACTTGCATGGCAATTGCATCTTCTTCATTCATGTTACAATGGTTTAAATGGTTAAACAAAAAAGCTCTAAAAGGATGTGCTTTTGGCAAAGCGAATATTCTGAACGTGGTATCCGTAAACTTTCGGATCCGCCACTGGAGTCATCGCAAACATCCCAACCAGGATTGCGCGCCCGTGCTTGGAAGCGACAATTCTTAAAACGGCCTTGCAAAGAGCCGCTCTAATTTATTGAAAAAACTAATTGGTTTCTCCCGTTAGCTCAAGGAGTCAATGGTGTGGTATAGGGGGGGATTGCCGCTAACGTTGACAATATGGTCAGTAAGGGATTACGGGCGATTTCATATCAAGGTACGCGAAAAGTTGAAGCGGACTGCAAACCCTCGCATACCTCTGAAACCCTTATTGGCTATATTGTGTGTTACCTGCTGTAATTTATTTATTTTCATCGTTTGTATATAAGACCAAAACTAAATCCATTACTGTCGTGTCCAGGATTTCTTTCTGCACTTGGATTATTTCCATTAGAAAAATGAATGTGCCAAACGCCTGCAGTGATATTCCAATTTGAATTCAGTTTGATTTCTGTTCCAATCCCATATTTAGGGCTTCCGTTTAGCTTTGTTCCCTCACGATAATCACCAAAAAAGCCAGAAGGTTGAGGAAACTCATTAAAAAAATATTGAAGTCCTGCACCACTTTGAAAGTAAAGTTTGAAACTTTCGTTATTGACAGGATAAAATCTGAAAAACGGACGAAGCCCTATTCCATAAGTTCGGTTCTCATTGTCGCTTACATATACCTGTGATAATTCCACACCAACAGACAGGTATTCTCTAAGGATATAATTTATGCCAATATTTAGATGTGTAATGTTTGAAAAACTGCCGTAATAACCCTTCGTGTAACCAATGTCGTTGTGAAAGCTTAGTCGGTTATCGAGAGAATCATT from Chitinophagales bacterium encodes:
- a CDS encoding hypothetical protein (possible pseudo, internal stop codon) translates to MKNIHREELKKKALKQFRTGKSLFGKDGAFAPLLKEFLEEALQAGMQAHLDEQ
- a CDS encoding hypothetical protein (possible pseudo, internal stop codon, frameshifted), producing the protein MVRNVLTDLQNRGVQDMLVCIDNLKGFAEAIQTIFPKTEIQSCIVHQIRNSLKYISYKERKAFMADLKNVYQAPTKESAEQALDVLEQKWQHRYPLVIKSWRANWEKLSAYFKYPENIRKLICTTNTIEGYHRQIRKVTKTKVPLLPIWPC
- a CDS encoding hypothetical protein (possible pseudo, internal stop codon, frameshifted), translating into MAYVKQNNLYGYIDRTGKVMIPLKFENAHSFRQGLASVKIGGKWGFIDTTGTVVIAPKYDYAGSFIDSKADVKLNGKEIKINISDKSLYDSQNTTADNKSKKQDTKPALSEAKEDSLVGDLMKVYFKNDKPLFNKVNALNEYLKTTMIHNGKDYDRSQWPGRSLEIKNNYCKEARKLLTAYETDLKSFESAAGNFDLYIAITAYLKEISRFLSASESWADYIFDKGGENEEIIGMLEPVENSLGAMKLGDELLRGLVTEYQSSKKATGKYLTTMKAAKERNK
- a CDS encoding hypothetical protein (possible pseudo, internal stop codon, frameshifted); translated protein: MLSMTLFIRMSVRAQDLKRFEDKNGKYGYMDAAGTVVISPAYQNAFDFKEGLGCVQLNDKWGFIDQRGKIVIPLKYDDAWWFTEGLAMVNIGATKGELGWAFGGKYGFIDKSGKEVIPLKYDKASGFSEGLAAVNVGATRGTYGMVGGKYGYIDNTGKEVIPPHL